The Rosa rugosa chromosome 3, drRosRugo1.1, whole genome shotgun sequence sequence AAGTTGGAAGTAGAAAAAGCACAACTAGAATGCATGAGTTATCGGGCAGCCGAATTGGAGGAGAAGTTAGAAAAGTTGGAAGGGGAGAAGGAAAAGTTGGAAGTAGAAAAAGCTGAATTGGAAACTGCTTTAGCCAAAAGTAAAGAATGTTACGTGGCGTCAGAATTTCAGCTTAAAGAAGCAGAAATGATGTTGGAGGAGTTACAGAAGGAACTAAAAATTGCAAAAGAGTCAAAGCTGAGTATAGAGTCTCAGCTCATTAGCATAGAAGCAGAGACTCGGACAATGTCTGCTAAGGTTAACTCCTTAGAAGCAGAGGTTCAAAGGGAGAGGGCTTCATCAGCGAAAATTTCTGTCAGATGTCAAAATTTAGAGGAGGAGCTATCAAGAAAGAATGAAGAAGTCGAGTTTCAGAAAACTGCTTGCTCAAATAGTGAATCAAAGATAAAGCAGGTTGGTGATCAGGGACTTAAGCTATCTACATTACATGTGTAGTCTATCATTATCCCAACAACTAGTCTAGCTGAAAAACTAAATCATTATGTCACTAATTTAATGCATTTGGGACTACTTTTCCAGGAAGACATAGCTGTAGCTGCTGGAAAACTTGCTGAGTGCCAGAAAACAATAGCATCTCTTGGGAATCAACTGAAATCACTAGCGACACTAGAAGATTTCCTAATTGACACCGCAAACATACCTGAGTTTTCTGCTGCTGCTTCACGGATTCCTAGATCTGATGAACACTGGAAGATGCATTCCAATGGGACATTTTCACCTAAAAGAGATTCTGTGTCAAAACAAGCTGTTGAGAGTTCTGGACTTGCAATAAATAGGAATGAGGATAATTctccaccatcttcatcttcgtcGTCCTCCTCTACTGTAGTGTCAACTCATGTCAGCTCTGAGAAGAACCGAAATGGGTTTGCAAAGTTTTTCTCTCGGACAAAGAGTGGGATACGACTAGAAATTTAGCTTAGATTATATTTTTTGTACAATAGAACAAGAGGTGTcattgatttctgggtttgtatAACGGAGGATTGAGTGCTTCAGTTCATTTGAGGAGTTGCTAATTAAATGCTGATTAATTGGCACATTTGTTCTTCAAGAGAAGGGTGATTGATCAAACTTGGAATGAAAGAGTTACTATTTCTTGAAGAGCAAatgtgccaaaaaaaaaaaaaaaaaatttcgctACCCCACCTTTGTCAAGTGGGGTTCCACCCCCACCTCGTTAAGTGGGGGTTGCCCTTCTTCTGAAGAGAAGGACCTGTTGTTCAACGCTTTTGTGATGCTACCCACCTTTATCAAGTGGGGGTGCCCTTCTAACCCAAAGGGCTTAAGGGCATCATCACCAAAGTGAAGAAACCAAATCCACAACTCAATCATTGTGAAGAATGCCATGTTTGGGCAACAAGAACATTGTTGTAAATGCTTATAAATATTAACATAATACAACtattttccaatgtgggattcTATTTAACAATATTATTGATACTTTCTATTTAACAATATTCTTGATACTTTCTATTTAACAATATCTTAAATTGTTCTTGTAGACTATTGTAAAATTAAAAGCAAGATACCTAACAAATGAACAATTACCAAAACGTTATGTGACATAGACAAACCCTAAGATggctctgactctctctcttgAGAAATATCGGCGTTTCTTCTCTTTGGCGAGCAGCGGCGACAAAACTTCTCGCTTGCTCCTCTATTCACACGGCGGCGGCGACAAACCTCTTCGTCTGCCTCTATCTTCGGGTAGAGGAGGCGATTGTGCTGATTTTGGTGGGATTGGGTCTAGAATCTTGATTGATCAGATCTGGTTTGGTGGTTCTATTGATAGTGTTGATGGATCTGCTCTTGATCCATCGATCGATGGTGGTGATAGCGACTGGCGCGGTGGCCAGTTTTTTACTATTGGAGGTGGTGATGCCTGGAGGAGTTCCAACGATGGTAGTGTGGTCTTCGATGGCGGAGGTGGTATGTCTCGGGCTGACCTATACCTGAGATGGTCTGTTGATTCGAAGGAGACTGTGGCGACTGCCAGTGGTTTTGAACATAAGGCTGGCGTCCAGCCTTCGTCTGGAGGCGGCGACGGAGTCTGGTTGGGATATGTTCCCTTTGGAGCGGAGAGCAGCACTCTGTTGATGGTGATGGCTGGTGAGGCTCGATCTATCTTCGTTGATGTTGTCGGTGGCTGGGGTGGGAATCAGCCTGGTCGTGGTGGCCTAGCAGTGGCTCTGTGGCGGAGTTTTGCGCTGGCAAGGCTAGTCGGAAGTGGCGGTACGGTGCCCTTAGCTTTTTTTGGGGTGCCCTACTGGACTTGGGACTGTTTGCTGGGTTCATGGGCTGCATTAGGGCTCTTTGGTTCTGGATGGGCTGCAATGTTTAGACTCGCTCACTGTTGGGCCCGTAAGGCTTTTGTTGCTGAAGTAACGGACAAGGAAGCAGGAATGGAAGGGGAGGCTACTGCTCCTCTTCCGGAAAATACTTAAACTTTGTTAGGTCGCAAAGATCATAATCTCTGAGGGTCTTTTACTCTTGCTTCGGGGATTACTGAACTTTGTTTGGAATAAAAGTGCGTGAactgtctaaaaggtgggtgtactgggggtatattgggttcttgttcttgttagaataggagtctcagggtactctgagaagcgattctttctgtcgaccccttaggggtgtttcgtttttgtactgcttgctgaatatatataacgggctgacctcttttgatcaaaaaaaaaaaacaacaattaccAAAACGAATTCGACTTATGCATACGATCCTATCAATCATTATATACATCTTTATGTCGCATTCATTATGTAACAATAATCAAACAGAAACTTCGTTTGCTTCCTAGTTCTTGTAGGCGTACgttttctaaggaaaaaaagaaCTAGGTTATATAAGTTGGGTTTCTTAGGgggaaaaagtaaaaaaagacTGGGGCGAGAGAGGCTCGAACTCTCGACCTCAGGATAACTCAGAAGCTATGAGACCTACGCGCTAGCCAACTGCGCCACCGCCCCATGTTGATTGATTATTTAACtcacaatatatatttaaaaactaGAGAAGACTCATAATAGtataaaacaaaagaagatataAAAGGTCCTACCGGGAGTCGAACCCAGGTCGCTGGATTCAAAGTCCAGAGTGCTAACCACTACACCATAGAACCAAACTGATAGTTAATTCGTAATTGTAgtatatatttttgtctttttttttttcctttttttttttattattattttttatctctCTCTTTTGATGAGAAATACTTCACAGAGCCAACCGTTTCTTAACGAAAACCTCAATAAAGTTGAGGTAGTGAACAAACATATATATTGGGTATTTAGGGGTACCCAGTAGAAGGGAAACAAACCCTGCTTTCATATGCTCACATAATGTACATTGTTAATCTCTTAATGaaaactctcactctctctgttgATTTATGTGCAAAATCAAtcaaagaaacaacaaaaattaGAAGATtagaaactcttttttttttgcccttgTTTTTTCATTCTTGATGAGTATTAGTATGCTGAGGATTCATCTCTCTCTTGCAAGCATGGAAGAGATCAATGCCGAGAAAAGTATTCAGCATGTTCATTCCAAACATTCCCAACAGCGCAATAGGCAGTTCCACTCCCCTTCCAAATTTATGAGCATCTAAGATGAGCTTGGCGGTGATGAGAATGTGAGATGCAGCCCTTGCTAAAGTGaaagtcacccaattcaaaACCCATTCTGCCTTGACAATGTTGCTCTTAGCGTCACGAACACCTGCCATTCGCCGAATTTTCCTCACATGCAGAAAGATAGAGTGCAGCTGCATCATTAGAAATGTCAGAATCAGTTTCATATACAATTCGCACGACTACCACATTGAGATTCCAAAGTCTCCACATGATTATAGGATTTTCAACACTGATTTGAAGTTGTTTGGATGGTGAAGTGATTGATTTTGCGGAATCTTTCACGCGTATGGATTGATTactaaagaaaaacaaatcttATTCATTTCAAACAACAGACTTTAAATCTAAATACTAAAGTTAAGCACCAGTCATCAATAATTTAAACAAAGTCAGAAGACAGACTCTCAAGAGTTCTGATTTGGAAACGGCTTAGTGAGAAATGACAATATCTGTAGTAGAGACAAATGGCAGTCAGTTAGAATATTGGTAAAGGCAGCGGATTTAACAAACAGGGTATGAAAGCTTTGGTCAAAGTCATTAGTCTATATTACCACAATACACATCAATTTGAACTGATTAGAAAGTGTGAAGACACACGACCAGTCACAGTTATGGCTGATTTGACCAAAACTAGTGTTTCGATAAACCAAACCAATCAGACTGACATATCCAGATATCTAAACACTGGATTATTACCAAATCAGGAATATGAAAACAATTCACAAAGGGAAATAGAAGCATTAAGGAGCATAAAACATACCTCACAAATGAGAGTGAGAATAAGGTAATTAATGGTCACATTCCGATACAAAGCAAGAGTGAAGCACATGAGGAGCAGCAGATGATGCGCTAGGATGGAAGGGATAAAACCACTATATAATCCGTAATGCAGCATATCCCACTGATCGTATGCAAAGTAACCGCATGAGAAGCACAAAGCCTGGTGTGCCCACGCCCAAGTACCTCCAACCAACTGTGAGTGCTCAAACATCCCA is a genomic window containing:
- the LOC133740073 gene encoding uncharacterized protein LOC133740073, whose translation is MGRTRPPTQEKSGAFFLATLLLWFVSVWFEILFNRRSELGYIIAGCGFYQLANWVCRRFVSRDPLFVNTSVSLLHSSITSTSVVFILVNHWLQNGSSGMFEHSQLVGGTWAWAHQALCFSCGYFAYDQWDMLHYGLYSGFIPSILAHHLLLLMCFTLALYRNVTINYLILTLICELHSIFLHVRKIRRMAGVRDAKSNIVKAEWVLNWVTFTLARAASHILITAKLILDAHKFGRGVELPIALLGMFGMNMLNTFLGIDLFHACKREMNPQHTNTHQE